The Sander vitreus isolate 19-12246 chromosome 5, sanVit1, whole genome shotgun sequence genome includes a region encoding these proteins:
- the emb gene encoding embigin isoform X2, translating to MSSSWEQLFFQILLLVVFCRHINTKTPGPTPPPLVSISSPLPTEIRSVVLKGESHTESVELLNPVNLTLECTWTGNQNKLPNITGFWRKDGDEVENSRLTVQLENDQYNLKRVFSIISEENLGNYSCMFESEAKIDFVLAAPHMHEVRDKPIVSYVGDSVVIVCKMEETKPKPSTWNWYKANGTDKIFTAAEPLRYEIKNDERKTKLVVYNLTEADGGLYYCGAVYAINTTMGLVELKVINFTEPLKPFIAIVLEVIVLVVAIMFYERYQSKKNYTAGKGMNDQTNTLTQGENNEPEEGSSMRQRKV from the exons AGACACCAGGTCCAACGCCCCCGCCGCTGGTTTCCATCAGCAGTCCCCTGCCAACAGAAATAAGGAGCGTTGTTCTTAAag GTGAAAGTCACACAGAGAGTGTTGAACTGTTGAACCCTGTCAATCTGACACTGGAGTGTACCTGGACAGGTAATCAGAACAAACTACCAAATATAACTGGGTTTTGGAGAAAAGATGGGGATGAAGTTGAGAACAGCCGTCTCACAGTGCAGTTGGAGAACGATCAGTATAATCTCAAACGAGT GTTCAGCATCATCAGTGAAGAAAACCTCGGAAATTATTCATGCATGTTTGAAAGTGAGGCAAAAATAGACTTTGTTTTGGCAG CTCCACACATGCATGAGGTGCGAGATAAACCAATAGTCAGCTATGTGGGGGACTCTGTGGTGATTGTATGTAAAATGGAGGAAACCAAACCAAAGCCCAGCACCTGGAACTGGTACAAAGCAAATGGTACCGACAAG ATCTTCACTGCTGCAGAGCCTCTTCGGTATGAAATCAAAAACGATGAGAGGAAGACCAAACTGGTGGTGTACAATCTGACGGAGGCTGACGGAGGCTTGTATTACTGCGGTGCGGTGTACGCCATCAACACCACGATGGGCCTCGTGGAGCTGAAG GTCATCAACTTTACGGAGCCTCTGAAGCCTTTCATAGCCATCGTGCTTGAGGTGATCGTTCTGGTCGTCGCCATTATGTTCTACGAGAGATATCAGTCTAAGAAAAACTACACAGCAG GAAAAGGGATGAAtgaccaaacaaacacact GACACAGGGAGAAAATAATGAACCAGAGGAAGGTTCTTCAATGAGACAGCGGAAAGTTTAA
- the emb gene encoding embigin isoform X1 has protein sequence MSSSWEQLFFQILLLVVFCRHINTKTPGPTPPPLVSISSPLPTEIRSVVLKGESHTESVELLNPVNLTLECTWTGNQNKLPNITGFWRKDGDEVENSRLTVQLENDQYNLKRVFSIISEENLGNYSCMFESEAKIDFVLAAPHMHEVRDKPIVSYVGDSVVIVCKMEETKPKPSTWNWYKANGTDKEQIFTAAEPLRYEIKNDERKTKLVVYNLTEADGGLYYCGAVYAINTTMGLVELKVINFTEPLKPFIAIVLEVIVLVVAIMFYERYQSKKNYTAGKGMNDQTNTLTQGENNEPEEGSSMRQRKV, from the exons AGACACCAGGTCCAACGCCCCCGCCGCTGGTTTCCATCAGCAGTCCCCTGCCAACAGAAATAAGGAGCGTTGTTCTTAAag GTGAAAGTCACACAGAGAGTGTTGAACTGTTGAACCCTGTCAATCTGACACTGGAGTGTACCTGGACAGGTAATCAGAACAAACTACCAAATATAACTGGGTTTTGGAGAAAAGATGGGGATGAAGTTGAGAACAGCCGTCTCACAGTGCAGTTGGAGAACGATCAGTATAATCTCAAACGAGT GTTCAGCATCATCAGTGAAGAAAACCTCGGAAATTATTCATGCATGTTTGAAAGTGAGGCAAAAATAGACTTTGTTTTGGCAG CTCCACACATGCATGAGGTGCGAGATAAACCAATAGTCAGCTATGTGGGGGACTCTGTGGTGATTGTATGTAAAATGGAGGAAACCAAACCAAAGCCCAGCACCTGGAACTGGTACAAAGCAAATGGTACCGACAAG GAGCAGATCTTCACTGCTGCAGAGCCTCTTCGGTATGAAATCAAAAACGATGAGAGGAAGACCAAACTGGTGGTGTACAATCTGACGGAGGCTGACGGAGGCTTGTATTACTGCGGTGCGGTGTACGCCATCAACACCACGATGGGCCTCGTGGAGCTGAAG GTCATCAACTTTACGGAGCCTCTGAAGCCTTTCATAGCCATCGTGCTTGAGGTGATCGTTCTGGTCGTCGCCATTATGTTCTACGAGAGATATCAGTCTAAGAAAAACTACACAGCAG GAAAAGGGATGAAtgaccaaacaaacacact GACACAGGGAGAAAATAATGAACCAGAGGAAGGTTCTTCAATGAGACAGCGGAAAGTTTAA